Proteins co-encoded in one Acidobacteriota bacterium genomic window:
- a CDS encoding site-specific integrase, translating into MSRRTRYQNGSVQREKRRSGPDVWIFRWREIGPDGKGKQRKAIVGTATTLLTEASALKAAQALRIDANQQTPQAEGGPRTIDELVAHYRLKELAGENQGRKAFSTRAAYECYLRAWILPRWGSYRLDQVKPVAVEEWLDSIKRARATRAKIRNLMSAIFHHAMRYEWVDRNPIKLVRQSAKREKVPDVLELAELQLLLSKLSVRERTLALLDAATGLRVSELLALRWMDVDFENLELRVTRSIWHQVVGDCKTEASAKPVPMDSYMAEDLLRWRRQSPYPMPLDYVFASPTMQGKQPYWPDNLMKRDIRPVARAAGIHKNIGWHTFRHSFGTLLKANGEDVKTVQELLRHANSRITLDIYTQAVNSTKHAAQSKVVQMIVPGVGTNVGAKKDQAQTSTEAKSA; encoded by the coding sequence ATGTCAAGGCGAACACGGTATCAGAACGGAAGCGTGCAACGCGAAAAGCGGCGGAGCGGGCCGGATGTATGGATTTTCAGGTGGCGTGAGATTGGGCCAGACGGCAAGGGCAAGCAGCGAAAGGCCATTGTCGGAACGGCTACAACTCTCCTCACCGAAGCATCGGCACTCAAAGCAGCTCAAGCATTGCGCATCGACGCCAACCAACAAACCCCGCAGGCGGAAGGCGGGCCGAGGACCATCGACGAACTGGTCGCGCACTACCGGCTCAAAGAGCTGGCAGGCGAGAATCAAGGGCGGAAGGCGTTCTCGACTCGGGCCGCTTACGAGTGCTATCTGAGGGCCTGGATTCTTCCTCGTTGGGGAAGTTACAGGTTAGATCAGGTGAAGCCAGTCGCAGTGGAAGAGTGGCTGGACAGCATCAAGCGGGCAAGGGCTACACGGGCCAAGATTCGGAATTTGATGAGCGCCATCTTTCATCACGCGATGCGGTACGAGTGGGTGGATCGCAACCCCATCAAACTTGTGCGCCAGAGCGCGAAGCGAGAGAAGGTGCCTGACGTTCTCGAACTGGCGGAACTCCAGCTTCTTCTCAGCAAACTGTCTGTCCGAGAGCGCACCTTGGCGCTGCTCGACGCGGCGACTGGGCTTCGCGTCAGCGAACTGCTTGCGTTGCGCTGGATGGATGTTGACTTTGAGAATCTGGAACTCCGTGTCACCCGCTCGATCTGGCATCAGGTGGTAGGCGACTGCAAGACGGAAGCCTCGGCCAAGCCTGTCCCGATGGACAGCTACATGGCGGAGGATCTTCTGCGCTGGCGTCGTCAGAGTCCCTACCCAATGCCACTCGATTACGTCTTTGCCAGTCCGACGATGCAGGGTAAACAACCCTACTGGCCGGACAATTTGATGAAGCGTGACATTCGGCCGGTGGCGCGCGCAGCCGGCATCCACAAGAACATCGGTTGGCATACTTTCCGCCACTCCTTCGGCACCTTGCTGAAGGCCAACGGAGAGGATGTCAAAACCGTTCAGGAGCTCTTACGACACGCGAACAGCCGGATCACGCTGGATATCTACACCCAGGCCGTGAACTCGACCAAGCACGCCGCGCAGAGCAAGGTTGTTCAGATGATTGTGCCCGGCGTGGGCACAAACGTGGGCGCAAAGAAGGACCAAGCACAAACGAGTACAGAAGCGAAATCCGCTTAG
- a CDS encoding sigma-54-dependent Fis family transcriptional regulator, which produces MRRNHILVVDDDSSLRRVMKMQLEEAGYEVSLASDGDEAWSMLKEDEPPLVITDLKMPTTGLELLSRITKEGLQTTVIVVTAFGTIESAVEAMKLGAYDYVTKPLDFEALVLVVHRAMERQNLIEEVRTLRSALDQRYGFEGIVGHSKGLLHVLSQAARVSARDATILIQGETGTGKELIARAIHHNSHRRDRPFISINCGAIPRDLVESELFGYVRGAFTGAIGNKLGRIEAADGGTLFLDEVGELPLDAQVKLLRVLQEGELSKLGATAPVKVDVRVVAATHRTLSAMVEDGTFREDLYYRLAVVPLTVPPLRERKSDIPELIETLFQRAKERHGLRNVRLSPAVHQRLISYRWPGNVRQLENVLERLLVLSSSDLITVDELPEELSPSSADAALVWPDLPDEGISLEAIERDLISRALEKFDGNQTQTARYLDISRRTLIYRMDKHGLSTNDPVSSETDLK; this is translated from the coding sequence GTGAGACGGAACCACATTCTTGTTGTTGACGATGACAGCAGTCTTCGTCGCGTGATGAAGATGCAGCTTGAAGAAGCAGGCTATGAAGTTTCGCTGGCTTCCGATGGTGACGAAGCCTGGTCGATGCTCAAGGAGGATGAACCTCCGCTGGTGATTACTGACCTGAAGATGCCAACAACGGGCCTTGAGCTGCTTAGCCGCATCACGAAAGAAGGATTGCAGACGACAGTTATTGTCGTTACGGCATTCGGGACGATTGAGAGCGCGGTAGAAGCGATGAAGCTTGGCGCATATGACTATGTAACCAAACCGCTTGATTTCGAAGCATTGGTGCTGGTTGTGCACCGTGCCATGGAGAGGCAGAACCTGATTGAAGAGGTGCGCACGCTTCGTTCAGCGCTCGATCAACGGTATGGCTTCGAGGGAATAGTTGGCCATTCAAAAGGGCTTCTGCATGTTCTCAGCCAAGCTGCACGGGTTTCGGCACGCGATGCCACGATCCTGATACAGGGAGAGACAGGAACAGGCAAGGAGCTTATCGCCCGCGCGATTCACCATAACAGCCATAGAAGGGACAGACCGTTTATCTCGATTAACTGCGGAGCCATCCCGCGCGATCTGGTTGAATCGGAACTTTTCGGCTATGTTCGAGGAGCATTTACAGGAGCGATTGGGAACAAGCTGGGGCGTATCGAAGCAGCCGATGGCGGTACGCTCTTCCTCGACGAGGTTGGTGAACTACCGCTGGATGCCCAGGTGAAGCTGCTTCGCGTCCTGCAAGAGGGAGAGCTTTCAAAGCTGGGAGCGACGGCTCCTGTAAAGGTGGATGTCCGAGTGGTGGCTGCAACGCATCGAACGCTGTCGGCAATGGTCGAAGATGGAACCTTCAGAGAAGACCTCTACTATAGGCTTGCTGTCGTCCCGCTGACGGTTCCTCCTTTGCGAGAGCGGAAGAGTGATATTCCCGAGTTGATAGAGACGCTTTTTCAGCGCGCGAAAGAACGGCATGGTCTGCGCAATGTACGCCTGTCGCCCGCAGTTCATCAGAGACTGATTTCTTATCGATGGCCTGGGAACGTGCGCCAACTGGAGAACGTGCTGGAGCGTTTGCTGGTGCTCTCGTCCAGCGATCTTATTACCGTGGACGAACTGCCGGAGGAGTTGTCGCCGTCATCTGCAGATGCGGCTCTGGTTTGGCCTGATCTTCCCGATGAAGGGATAAGCCTTGAAGCGATAGAGCGCGACCTTATCAGCAGAGCCCTGGAAAAATTTGATGGAAATCAAACGCAGACGGCACGCTATTTAGATATCAGCCGCCGCACATTGATCTACCGGATGGACAAGCATGGGCTTTCAACGAACGATCCTGTGTCCTCGGAAACGGATCTAAAATAG
- a CDS encoding sensor histidine kinase — MRRIPSSLRSARTKAALIAILVVTLAVFTWMVPPRAVVVHNILHHLNILPFMLAGLFFGWRGVLKTVLLTAVLLAPSVYRHWFRAPLDAQDQIVELSTFGAAGVIAGLLADRERTQRKRVEATKVELERVYVELQQNMEQLKKTERLTAAGQLSASLAHEIRNPLASISGAAGILARGQASSEARAECLEILTKESQRLNKLLTNFLDFARPRLPRRQKTELRDLIQSVTALAQHAARKQGVSLRVGTVDRGEEVVCDPEQIKQLLLNLILNAIQATEGEGEVEVRSFFIDSRLCIEVCDHGQGISREAKERIFEPFFTTKENGTGLGLAIAANIAAQHGGTLSCMGNTGQGTIFRLELPAHLSSTESAHKMGVL, encoded by the coding sequence ATGCGGCGTATTCCATCCAGTTTGCGCTCGGCGCGCACGAAGGCGGCATTGATTGCGATCCTCGTGGTGACGCTAGCCGTTTTTACATGGATGGTGCCTCCTCGTGCAGTGGTGGTGCATAACATCCTGCATCACTTGAACATCCTTCCATTTATGCTGGCAGGCCTCTTTTTTGGGTGGCGGGGCGTACTGAAGACTGTTCTGCTTACCGCGGTGTTGCTTGCACCATCAGTGTATCGGCATTGGTTTCGAGCGCCGCTTGATGCTCAGGACCAGATTGTAGAGTTGAGCACTTTTGGCGCGGCCGGGGTGATTGCAGGACTACTTGCGGATAGAGAACGTACGCAACGGAAGCGGGTGGAGGCGACTAAAGTTGAATTGGAACGAGTTTATGTCGAGCTGCAACAAAACATGGAACAGCTAAAGAAGACGGAGCGGCTTACAGCGGCTGGGCAGCTTTCCGCCAGCCTTGCGCACGAGATACGCAATCCGCTTGCGAGCATTAGCGGTGCGGCGGGGATTTTGGCGCGAGGACAGGCGTCATCGGAGGCGAGAGCGGAGTGCCTGGAGATTTTGACGAAGGAGTCGCAGCGGCTGAACAAACTTCTTACGAACTTTCTGGACTTCGCGCGTCCGCGCCTTCCTAGGCGGCAGAAGACGGAGCTCCGGGATCTGATTCAGTCGGTTACCGCTCTTGCTCAACATGCTGCGCGCAAGCAGGGAGTTTCTCTGCGGGTTGGGACAGTTGATCGAGGGGAAGAAGTGGTGTGCGATCCTGAGCAGATCAAACAACTGCTGCTCAACCTTATATTGAATGCCATTCAGGCGACTGAGGGAGAAGGTGAAGTTGAGGTACGCTCGTTTTTCATCGACTCAAGGCTCTGCATTGAAGTTTGCGACCATGGGCAAGGCATCTCGCGTGAAGCAAAGGAGCGGATCTTCGAGCCTTTCTTCACGACGAAAGAAAATGGCACAGGGCTAGGACTTGCTATCGCAGCAAATATCGCGGCACAGCACGGCGGGACATTATCGTGCATGGGTAACACTGGGCAGGGAACGATATTTCGTTTGGAACTTCCAGCTCACTTGTCTTCTACCGAGTCAGCCCACAAGATGGGGGTACTGTGA
- a CDS encoding TolC family protein, which yields MPPLAFAQNNPSQALPSSPSPSVPDQATASLPLSLPEAIAMAIKNNPRLHEAQAVTQRAGAIARTARAYTNPSVEIYEGRQYARPIATPGVPGLLQHYAAYQTIEIPSERRARQNAARFAVVSSEAGQRTVSISVVADVKHAFYNTLRSREQIRYAQDNLQLVQDLRRRVEVEVNVGEKGRLELTRAEAELARAQFAVRSAQIEYRNAIALLRVAIAAPADANLNPVGDLAPRISLSPLEQLRQNVFQSYPALVQSRADIESAKASLDREKALRIPQPVAFAEFENQPDLRYWRSGVTIPLPLWDRRRGQIDEAKAVINQSSAVLDQRRLELTSALERAYEQYQLADQQTTSLESGSLHAAESAVDAAKAAYRYGERGIVEVLDAQRVLQSVRSDLLDAQYARQSSLIDLEELGAVAPGVQP from the coding sequence ATGCCTCCACTGGCATTTGCTCAGAACAACCCGTCACAGGCTCTGCCATCTTCGCCGTCTCCCTCCGTGCCAGATCAGGCCACCGCATCGCTCCCGCTCTCTCTCCCAGAGGCCATTGCAATGGCCATTAAAAACAATCCTCGGCTTCATGAAGCGCAAGCTGTAACGCAGCGCGCAGGTGCTATCGCTCGCACTGCCCGCGCTTATACAAACCCCAGTGTCGAAATCTATGAAGGACGCCAGTACGCCAGGCCTATCGCTACTCCAGGTGTGCCCGGGCTGCTTCAGCACTACGCCGCATATCAGACCATCGAAATTCCCTCCGAGCGCCGTGCGCGGCAGAATGCAGCTCGCTTCGCCGTGGTAAGCAGCGAAGCCGGTCAGCGCACTGTATCGATCTCGGTAGTTGCCGACGTCAAGCATGCCTTCTATAACACGCTGCGTAGCCGCGAACAGATCCGATATGCGCAGGACAATCTCCAGCTTGTGCAGGACCTGCGCCGCCGCGTTGAAGTCGAAGTCAACGTAGGTGAAAAGGGCAGACTCGAACTCACGCGTGCCGAGGCGGAACTTGCTCGCGCGCAATTCGCCGTTCGCAGCGCACAGATTGAATATAGAAATGCAATTGCTCTGTTGCGCGTCGCCATTGCCGCTCCCGCCGACGCCAACCTCAACCCTGTAGGAGATCTTGCTCCACGCATTTCACTATCGCCGCTGGAGCAGCTGCGACAGAACGTCTTTCAGTCGTATCCCGCCCTTGTGCAGTCCAGGGCCGATATAGAATCGGCCAAAGCATCGCTAGATCGTGAAAAGGCGCTGCGTATTCCTCAACCGGTCGCCTTTGCCGAGTTTGAAAACCAGCCTGACCTGCGCTACTGGCGCAGCGGTGTAACGATTCCCCTCCCTCTCTGGGACCGGAGACGCGGCCAGATCGATGAAGCGAAAGCTGTCATCAACCAATCGAGCGCCGTACTCGATCAGCGCAGGCTTGAGCTTACATCCGCACTCGAGCGCGCTTATGAGCAATATCAACTGGCCGACCAGCAGACGACATCCCTGGAATCGGGGTCGCTTCACGCCGCGGAGAGTGCCGTTGATGCTGCCAAGGCTGCGTATCGTTATGGAGAACGCGGAATCGTCGAAGTCCTCGATGCGCAGCGCGTTCTGCAAAGCGTCCGCAGCGACCTGCTGGATGCACAGTACGCCCGCCAATCGTCTCTCATCGACCTTGAAGAACTCGGCGCGGTTGCGCCTGGAGTACAGCCCTGA
- a CDS encoding efflux RND transporter periplasmic adaptor subunit, giving the protein MNTPLSLRTSIGIRRAYRPLAIALSLAFSLAAIQGCKAKPKETVAAQPGDPNEVSITSALAENLKFGTPEMADVNGTLRVAAHVETDAQRIAHVGSPVAGRILKLLVFEGQNVKAGTALAMLHSTDLSDTQFALIKAASQRDLAATSVKRAEQLVEADVIGRAELERRRAELLQAGTEAASYRTQLRGLGMTESQIHQLETTRKLSADYPIVTPKSGTVLKREIAIGQVVQPADPAFTIADLSNVWIVANVPEEDAGPLRKGIEVEVKIPALPDRKITGRLSFVSPIVDPDTRTVAVRMEVPNPNGLLKPDELASMTFIGHTDKKLTVPNAAVVREDNKDCVFVQIAPEKFILREVSLGEEENDRRVVLDGVKPNERIVTEGAFHLNNQRRQNAIKGTK; this is encoded by the coding sequence ATGAACACTCCGCTCTCCCTCCGAACCTCTATAGGAATTCGTCGCGCGTATCGCCCTCTGGCGATCGCTTTATCTCTCGCGTTCTCTTTGGCCGCGATACAAGGCTGCAAAGCAAAGCCTAAAGAGACCGTGGCCGCACAGCCAGGCGATCCAAATGAAGTTTCCATAACCTCCGCACTTGCAGAAAACCTGAAGTTCGGCACGCCGGAGATGGCCGACGTCAATGGCACTCTACGCGTGGCTGCCCACGTCGAAACCGACGCGCAACGCATCGCACATGTTGGATCGCCTGTCGCAGGACGTATCCTGAAGCTCCTCGTTTTTGAGGGACAGAACGTGAAGGCTGGCACGGCGCTCGCTATGCTGCACAGCACGGATCTGTCTGACACCCAGTTCGCCCTCATCAAGGCCGCATCGCAGAGGGACCTGGCCGCGACATCGGTGAAGCGCGCCGAACAACTCGTCGAAGCCGACGTGATAGGCCGCGCCGAGTTGGAACGCAGGCGCGCTGAGTTGCTTCAGGCCGGCACGGAGGCAGCCTCCTATCGCACGCAGTTACGTGGCCTCGGCATGACGGAGTCCCAGATCCACCAGCTTGAAACCACACGCAAACTCAGCGCCGACTACCCCATCGTCACACCTAAAAGCGGTACCGTACTCAAGCGTGAGATTGCGATAGGCCAGGTCGTTCAACCCGCCGATCCCGCTTTCACCATCGCCGACCTCTCAAACGTATGGATCGTCGCAAACGTTCCTGAAGAAGATGCGGGCCCTCTCCGCAAGGGCATCGAAGTGGAGGTCAAGATACCAGCCCTCCCCGATCGCAAAATTACAGGACGGCTCTCTTTTGTCTCCCCCATCGTCGATCCGGACACTCGCACCGTCGCAGTGCGCATGGAAGTTCCCAACCCTAACGGCCTTCTGAAGCCTGACGAACTTGCCAGCATGACGTTCATCGGCCACACCGACAAGAAACTCACGGTCCCGAACGCTGCTGTCGTCCGTGAGGACAATAAAGACTGCGTCTTCGTACAGATTGCACCTGAAAAATTTATTCTGCGTGAAGTCTCTCTCGGCGAGGAAGAGAACGACCGGCGCGTCGTTCTCGATGGAGTCAAGCCAAATGAGCGCATCGTCACCGAAGGCGCATTCCATCTGAACAACCAGCGCAGACAGAACGCCATTAAGGGAACAAAATAA
- a CDS encoding efflux RND transporter permease subunit — MLQAIIAGALRQRLILVVVALVLVGFGINAAQHLSVDAFPDVANVQVQIATEAPGKSPEEVERFVTIPIEIAMTGLPGMTDMRSLNKPGLSLITLVFTDESDLFRERQMVSERLAEVRSRMPEGVTPVLGPITNALGEVYQYTLEMPGEADSKRPLTHDELIARRTLQDWVVRPLLRSVPGVAEINSTGGFVKQYETLVDPQKLHYYDLSIDDVLSALSRNNANAGGGVLPQHAEQYLIRSVGLVHDLDDIRNIVLKETKATPVYIRDVAEVRIGTEVRYGAMIKNGYTEAVGGVVLMTSGGNAKEIVSRVKERVADINRRHMIPGGLQIVSYYDRSQLVDAAIHTVTEVLAEGIVFVVVVLFLFLGDLRSSLIVSANLVLTPLLTFLVMNHIGLSANLMSLGGLAIAIGLMVDGSVVVVENVFARLSHARHSTHSGETSLSKLDLVLSAVQEVATPTLFGVTIIILVFLPLMTLEGMEGKMFSPLAYTIAIALAISLVLSLTLSPVLSSYLLKGGSEDDTWLVRLLRKPYTRLLQWALGHRKATVLAVVVIFFASISLFPFLGTSFIPEMQEGTLSPNADRVPNISLDESLKMEKEMQRLMLKVDGVKSVVSRVGRGESPADPAGPNEADVLASLTPFDERPRGLTQDKIAEQIRDRLAALPGINLVMSQPISDRVDEMVSGVRADVAVMLYGDDLNLLVQKANEIAKVATGIQGTQDTRVDRVGGQQYLTIDIDRSAIARYGLNAADVNDVIEAAIAGKSATDIYEGERRFAGVVRLPQNLRDSVEDIRELLINSPAGPRVPLKNLAKVQVLEGPALINRNMGKRRIVVGVNVQDRDLGGYVKELQDKVDRDVHLPAGYYIEWGGQFHNMERALHHLAIIVPITIAAIFFLLFILFQSVRFAALIITVLPLASIGGILGLFLSGEYLSVPASVGFIALWGIAVLNGVVLVSYIRKLRLEGMSQSEAVIEGTRLRFRPVMMTATVAALGLVPFLFATGPGSEVQRPLAIVVIGGLVSSTALTLLLLPAVYAFFEGKTNPRLESEGQTI, encoded by the coding sequence ATGTTGCAGGCAATCATTGCTGGCGCCCTCCGGCAAAGGCTCATCCTTGTCGTTGTCGCTCTGGTCCTCGTGGGCTTTGGAATCAACGCGGCACAACATCTCTCCGTCGACGCTTTCCCCGATGTCGCCAACGTCCAGGTGCAGATCGCAACCGAAGCTCCCGGAAAATCCCCTGAAGAGGTCGAGCGCTTCGTAACCATCCCCATTGAGATCGCTATGACTGGGCTACCCGGCATGACCGACATGCGCTCTCTCAACAAGCCGGGCCTGTCGCTCATAACCCTCGTCTTCACCGACGAGAGTGACCTGTTCCGTGAGCGGCAGATGGTATCGGAGCGGCTGGCCGAGGTCCGCAGCCGCATGCCCGAAGGCGTTACGCCTGTCCTCGGCCCCATCACGAACGCACTCGGAGAGGTCTATCAGTACACGCTCGAGATGCCGGGAGAAGCCGACTCAAAACGTCCGCTAACGCACGACGAGCTCATCGCGCGTCGCACCCTTCAGGACTGGGTCGTGCGCCCGCTCCTGCGCTCCGTTCCCGGTGTCGCAGAGATCAATTCGACCGGAGGCTTCGTCAAACAGTATGAAACCCTCGTCGATCCGCAGAAGCTGCACTACTACGATCTTTCTATCGACGACGTCTTATCTGCGCTTTCCCGAAACAACGCCAACGCAGGCGGCGGCGTACTGCCGCAACACGCCGAGCAATACCTCATCCGCAGCGTAGGCCTCGTACACGATCTCGACGACATCCGAAACATCGTCCTCAAAGAGACGAAGGCCACGCCCGTATATATACGCGATGTCGCCGAGGTTCGCATCGGCACAGAAGTCCGCTACGGCGCGATGATCAAAAACGGCTACACCGAGGCGGTCGGAGGAGTCGTCCTCATGACCAGCGGAGGAAACGCAAAAGAGATCGTGAGCCGCGTCAAAGAACGCGTCGCCGACATCAACCGCCGGCATATGATTCCAGGCGGCCTTCAAATCGTCTCTTACTATGATCGTTCGCAGCTCGTTGACGCAGCAATCCACACCGTGACGGAGGTGCTTGCCGAAGGCATTGTCTTTGTCGTGGTCGTTCTCTTTCTCTTTCTGGGAGACCTTCGCTCCAGCCTCATCGTCAGCGCAAATCTTGTGCTGACACCGCTGCTCACATTTCTGGTGATGAATCACATCGGGCTTTCAGCAAATCTGATGTCGCTCGGCGGTCTCGCTATCGCCATCGGCCTGATGGTGGACGGTTCCGTTGTCGTCGTCGAGAACGTCTTCGCACGGCTCAGCCACGCTCGGCACTCGACTCACTCCGGAGAAACCTCCCTCAGCAAGCTCGACCTTGTCCTCTCGGCAGTGCAGGAAGTCGCGACTCCAACATTATTTGGCGTCACAATCATCATCCTGGTCTTCCTTCCTCTGATGACGCTTGAAGGCATGGAAGGCAAGATGTTTTCGCCACTCGCCTACACCATTGCCATCGCACTGGCCATATCGCTCGTGCTCTCCCTCACCTTATCGCCTGTCCTCTCTTCCTATCTCCTCAAGGGAGGATCGGAAGACGACACCTGGCTCGTAAGACTTCTCCGCAAGCCCTACACCCGTCTTCTGCAATGGGCTCTCGGCCATCGCAAAGCTACCGTCCTTGCAGTCGTTGTCATCTTCTTCGCCTCGATCTCTCTGTTCCCCTTCCTCGGCACTTCCTTCATCCCCGAGATGCAGGAAGGCACGCTCTCGCCAAATGCGGACCGCGTCCCCAACATCTCGCTCGATGAGTCGCTGAAGATGGAGAAAGAGATGCAGCGGCTCATGCTCAAGGTTGACGGAGTCAAGAGCGTCGTCTCTCGCGTTGGTCGCGGCGAATCGCCTGCCGATCCCGCTGGCCCCAACGAGGCCGACGTCCTCGCCTCGCTAACTCCCTTTGACGAGCGTCCGCGCGGCCTCACTCAGGACAAGATCGCCGAACAGATCCGCGACCGGCTCGCAGCCCTCCCCGGAATCAATCTCGTCATGTCCCAACCCATCAGCGACCGCGTCGATGAGATGGTGTCCGGCGTCCGCGCCGACGTGGCTGTCATGCTGTATGGAGACGATCTTAACCTACTCGTGCAAAAGGCCAACGAAATTGCCAAAGTCGCAACCGGAATACAAGGCACGCAGGACACGCGCGTCGACCGTGTCGGGGGCCAGCAATACCTCACCATCGACATCGACCGCAGCGCCATCGCCCGCTACGGACTGAATGCGGCCGACGTCAACGATGTCATCGAAGCTGCAATCGCAGGCAAATCGGCAACTGATATCTACGAAGGCGAACGCAGGTTCGCCGGCGTCGTCCGTCTCCCTCAAAATCTGCGCGACAGCGTTGAAGATATACGCGAGCTGCTTATCAATTCGCCAGCAGGACCGCGCGTCCCCCTAAAGAACCTCGCAAAAGTGCAGGTCCTAGAAGGCCCCGCGCTGATTAACCGCAACATGGGCAAGCGCCGTATCGTAGTCGGCGTCAACGTTCAGGACCGCGATCTCGGCGGCTACGTCAAAGAGTTACAGGATAAAGTTGATCGCGACGTCCACCTGCCTGCGGGCTACTACATCGAGTGGGGAGGACAATTTCACAACATGGAACGTGCGCTTCATCATCTGGCGATTATCGTTCCCATCACCATCGCGGCAATCTTCTTCCTTCTATTCATCCTGTTTCAGTCTGTCCGCTTCGCCGCGCTCATCATCACCGTCTTGCCTCTGGCCTCGATTGGAGGCATCCTCGGCCTGTTTCTCTCAGGCGAATACCTCTCCGTACCAGCTTCCGTCGGCTTCATCGCACTATGGGGAATAGCCGTCCTTAACGGAGTTGTACTCGTCTCCTACATCCGCAAACTCCGGCTCGAAGGCATGTCTCAAAGCGAAGCAGTCATCGAAGGTACACGACTGCGCTTTCGCCCAGTCATGATGACCGCTACAGTGGCGGCTCTCGGACTCGTTCCCTTCCTCTTCGCCACAGGACCAGGCTCCGAAGTGCAGCGTCCGCTCGCCATCGTCGTCATCGGTGGACTGGTCAGCTCAACCGCGTTGACGCTGCTGTTGTTGCCGGCGGTCTATGCCTTCTTTGAAGGCAAGACCAATCCACGACTCGAGTCTGAGGGACAAACAATCTAA
- a CDS encoding nucleoside permease, translating into MTASIKVRLSAMMFFEYFIWGAWYVTIGTWLSTSLHFSGQEVGMVAGTTAVGAIVAPFLVGLVADKFFATEKVLAVLHIVGSGLLMLTSRQTSFAMVYVALLLYCLCFMPTLALANSISFRQMSDPKAEFGAVRVLGTLGWIVAGMLVGKLGLEASAQPLQIAAGISLLMGLYCLTLPHTPPLAKTEGAAKGGLFPKEAILLLRERSMAVFAIASFLICIPLQFYYAFTNLFMNQVGVRNAAGKMTGGQISETLCMLLIPWFFRRLGVKYMLASGMLAWVLRYVLFAYGNADSRMWMLWLGIVVHGICYDFFFVTGQIYIDHKASVDLRAAAQGMIYFITYGLGMFVGAWLSGAVVQHYAVGAGFDWRSIWIFSAAASAVVLVLFLPTFPREKVGDETHLGSSRDAAAEGVSS; encoded by the coding sequence ATGACCGCATCGATCAAAGTCCGGCTCAGCGCCATGATGTTTTTTGAGTACTTCATCTGGGGGGCGTGGTACGTCACGATTGGAACGTGGCTGTCGACGTCGCTTCACTTCTCAGGACAGGAAGTTGGCATGGTGGCTGGCACGACCGCGGTTGGCGCTATAGTGGCCCCGTTCCTGGTCGGGTTGGTGGCGGACAAGTTCTTTGCAACGGAGAAGGTGCTGGCCGTGCTGCATATCGTGGGATCTGGACTGCTGATGCTTACTTCGCGGCAGACGAGCTTTGCGATGGTCTATGTGGCGCTGCTGCTCTATTGCCTGTGTTTTATGCCGACGCTGGCGTTGGCCAATTCGATCTCGTTCCGGCAGATGAGCGATCCGAAGGCGGAGTTTGGTGCGGTCCGCGTGCTGGGGACGTTGGGGTGGATTGTTGCGGGAATGCTTGTGGGTAAGCTGGGGTTGGAGGCGTCGGCGCAGCCGCTACAGATAGCGGCAGGGATATCGTTGCTGATGGGACTCTATTGCCTGACGCTTCCTCATACGCCTCCGCTTGCCAAAACGGAGGGCGCGGCGAAGGGAGGACTGTTTCCGAAGGAAGCGATCCTGTTGCTGCGCGAGCGGTCGATGGCCGTATTCGCCATTGCATCGTTTTTGATCTGTATCCCGTTGCAGTTCTATTACGCGTTTACGAACCTGTTCATGAACCAGGTGGGAGTGAGGAACGCAGCCGGCAAGATGACTGGCGGCCAGATATCGGAGACGCTTTGCATGCTGCTGATCCCATGGTTCTTCCGCAGGCTCGGGGTGAAGTACATGCTGGCGAGCGGAATGCTTGCGTGGGTATTGCGCTACGTTCTGTTTGCGTATGGAAATGCGGACAGCCGGATGTGGATGCTGTGGCTCGGCATTGTAGTGCATGGAATCTGCTATGACTTCTTCTTTGTGACGGGACAGATCTATATCGATCACAAGGCGTCGGTTGATCTGCGAGCGGCGGCTCAGGGAATGATCTACTTCATCACGTACGGCCTTGGAATGTTTGTGGGGGCATGGCTGTCAGGTGCTGTGGTGCAGCACTACGCTGTTGGCGCTGGTTTTGACTGGCGCTCGATCTGGATATTTTCAGCGGCGGCGTCAGCGGTGGTGCTTGTCCTGTTTCTGCCTACCTTCCCACGAGAGAAGGTAGGCGATGAGACGCATCTTGGATCGTCCAGAGATGCGGCTGCTGAAGGGGTATCTTCGTAG